The following are from one region of the Sandaracinus amylolyticus genome:
- a CDS encoding tetratricopeptide repeat protein: MRTLRTTMFLAIATGLLGAIAAGCGGGGAGGGPGGGPGGPGTAGGEGVTTPAGTAVSESDRQRWAAAMELFNSSAAGGWTEEECSTVISRFDQVNSQHSGGTFTEAIYMIGVTHERCGHADQAREFYNRTLQANERFCGARVALGVEHYRAGRVQQARSEFERAVRDDSRCTEGYTNLAILQRRDPSTQAEALNNLRRALAIQSSYLPAFNQMALLYLDSAIRRAQSGGASTATVAGGTAAASGQPQQQQQEDESTVAARRAAARRAQASQMLDLAEVVCRQAQLIDGGYAPIYNTWGLINVQQGNIIAALAKFERAFNLDPNLFEAYMNFGELTLSFRGYEDAGRAFTRATELRSDSYDAWLGLGAALRGLRQTEQAQAAYERAIAIDANRPEAYFNLGLLHNDYMGGSEADLRRAQQYYRDFAQRAGSRPELADVVQSVNRTCGCEHEQQQGGARRSARRARAAARGYGRRRACQSGRVEAIECNIRLQAELAQMQADAERMAREIEAQAAQQQQQQEATPPPEGQTPPPAQ; this comes from the coding sequence ATGCGTACTCTCCGGACCACGATGTTCCTCGCGATCGCGACGGGTCTGCTCGGCGCGATCGCCGCGGGCTGCGGCGGTGGTGGCGCGGGCGGAGGCCCCGGTGGGGGCCCCGGCGGCCCCGGCACTGCGGGTGGCGAGGGCGTGACGACGCCCGCGGGCACCGCGGTGAGCGAGTCGGATCGCCAGCGCTGGGCGGCCGCGATGGAGCTCTTCAACTCGTCGGCCGCGGGCGGCTGGACCGAGGAGGAGTGCTCCACCGTCATCTCGCGCTTCGATCAGGTCAACAGCCAGCACTCGGGCGGGACCTTCACGGAAGCGATCTACATGATCGGCGTGACGCACGAGCGCTGCGGCCACGCGGATCAGGCGCGCGAGTTCTACAACCGCACGCTGCAGGCGAACGAGCGCTTCTGCGGCGCGCGCGTGGCGCTCGGCGTCGAGCACTATCGCGCGGGCCGTGTGCAGCAGGCGCGCTCGGAGTTCGAGCGCGCGGTGCGCGACGACTCGCGCTGCACCGAGGGCTACACGAACCTCGCGATCCTGCAGCGCCGTGATCCCAGCACGCAGGCGGAGGCGCTCAACAACCTGCGCCGCGCGCTCGCGATCCAGTCGTCGTACCTGCCGGCGTTCAACCAGATGGCGCTGCTCTATCTCGACTCGGCGATCCGCCGTGCGCAGAGCGGTGGCGCGAGCACGGCGACCGTCGCGGGCGGAACGGCCGCGGCGTCGGGTCAGCCGCAGCAACAGCAGCAGGAGGACGAGAGCACCGTCGCCGCGCGTCGTGCGGCGGCGCGTCGCGCCCAGGCCTCGCAGATGCTCGATCTCGCCGAGGTCGTGTGCCGTCAGGCGCAGCTGATCGATGGCGGATACGCCCCGATCTACAACACCTGGGGCCTCATCAACGTCCAGCAGGGCAACATCATCGCGGCCCTCGCGAAGTTCGAGCGAGCGTTCAACCTCGATCCGAACCTCTTCGAGGCCTACATGAACTTCGGCGAGCTGACGCTCTCGTTCCGCGGCTACGAGGACGCGGGCCGTGCGTTCACGCGCGCGACCGAGCTGCGCAGCGACAGCTACGACGCGTGGCTCGGTCTCGGCGCGGCGCTCCGTGGCCTTCGTCAGACCGAGCAGGCGCAGGCGGCGTACGAGCGCGCGATCGCGATCGATGCCAATCGCCCGGAGGCCTATTTCAACCTGGGCCTTCTCCACAACGACTACATGGGTGGCAGCGAGGCGGATCTCCGCCGCGCGCAGCAGTACTACCGCGACTTCGCGCAGCGCGCGGGCAGCCGTCCCGAGCTCGCCGACGTCGTGCAGAGCGTGAACCGCACCTGCGGCTGCGAGCACGAGCAGCAGCAGGGCGGAGCGCGTCGCAGCGCGCGTCGTGCCCGCGCGGCAGCGCGTGGCTACGGCCGCCGTCGTGCGTGCCAGTCGGGCCGCGTCGAAGCGATCGAGTGCAACATCCGCCTCCAGGCCGAGCTCGCGCAGATGCAGGCCGACGCGGAGCGCATGGCGCGCGAGATCGAGGCGCAGGCCGCGCAGCAGCAACAGCAGCAGGAAGCGACGCCGCCCCCCGAGGGCCAGACGCCGCCGCCCGCGCAGTGA
- a CDS encoding HEAT repeat domain-containing protein, protein MVPGRLRRLAIVVMVSALLSALLSVGIAPLLAHADARTDYLVRLLRTSEAFRVRAQAALSLGSVTPEPQVIDALTAALRDDEAAVRAAAASSLERLGDPSALPALRAASSDRERAVADAARSAVRALERVARTGGGSSAGTTTASTGTTVEPRGTPRFYVGVGMPGTKVAAVDRAVLASARGFIASRVQQLEGVVVAPESESPRQAQQVIRQRSLTGFYLDSSIVSLETRPDGGVRAQVSVVVQTYPDRNVRSMLNGAATVMGETGVAAQRAAIEGALNGALRNLGTAMGAGSPR, encoded by the coding sequence ATGGTCCCTGGGCGGCTGCGCAGGCTCGCGATCGTCGTGATGGTGTCGGCGCTCCTCTCGGCGTTGCTCTCGGTGGGGATCGCGCCGCTGCTCGCGCACGCCGACGCACGCACGGACTATCTCGTGCGACTCCTGCGCACGTCGGAGGCGTTCCGTGTGCGCGCGCAGGCAGCGCTCTCGCTCGGCTCGGTCACGCCCGAGCCGCAGGTGATCGACGCGCTCACGGCCGCGCTGCGAGATGACGAGGCGGCGGTGCGCGCCGCGGCGGCATCGTCGCTCGAGCGCCTCGGTGATCCTTCGGCGCTGCCCGCGCTCCGTGCAGCGTCGAGCGATCGCGAGCGTGCGGTCGCGGATGCGGCGCGCAGCGCGGTGCGCGCGCTCGAGCGTGTGGCGCGCACCGGCGGAGGATCGAGCGCCGGCACCACGACGGCGTCGACGGGCACCACGGTCGAGCCGCGCGGCACGCCTCGTTTCTACGTCGGCGTCGGCATGCCCGGCACCAAGGTCGCCGCGGTCGATCGCGCCGTGCTCGCGAGCGCGCGCGGCTTCATCGCGAGCCGCGTGCAGCAGCTCGAGGGCGTCGTGGTCGCGCCGGAGTCGGAGTCGCCGCGCCAGGCGCAGCAGGTGATCCGTCAGCGCTCGCTGACGGGCTTCTATCTCGACAGCTCGATCGTGAGCCTCGAGACGCGTCCCGACGGCGGCGTGCGTGCGCAGGTCTCGGTCGTCGTGCAGACGTACCCCGACCGCAACGTGCGCAGCATGCTCAACGGGGCGGCGACGGTGATGGGCGAGACGGGCGTCGCTGCCCAGCGGGCCGCGATCGAAGGCGCGCTCAACGGCGCATTGCGGAACCTCGGGACCGCGATGGGCGCAGGGAGCCCGCGATGA
- a CDS encoding YraN family protein has product MRTRAQTGNEAEALVAAKLASQGFAILGRNVRVGRLELDVIARRGSMIVVCEVRARSNARIAEPVESIDRAKISRIRRATAQWLTTAGLGGVSVRFDAASVVFDQDPPRIEYYEEAF; this is encoded by the coding sequence ATGCGCACTCGCGCACAGACGGGCAACGAAGCAGAGGCCCTGGTCGCGGCGAAGCTCGCGAGCCAGGGCTTCGCAATTCTGGGCCGCAACGTTCGCGTCGGTCGGCTCGAGCTCGACGTGATCGCGCGCCGTGGATCGATGATCGTGGTGTGCGAGGTGCGCGCGCGATCGAACGCGCGGATCGCGGAGCCCGTCGAGTCGATCGATCGCGCGAAGATCTCGCGCATCCGACGCGCGACGGCGCAGTGGCTGACGACCGCGGGGCTCGGCGGCGTGAGCGTGCGGTTCGACGCGGCGAGCGTCGTGTTCGATCAGGATCCGCCGCGCATCGAGTACTACGAAGAGGCGTTCTGA
- a CDS encoding carboxypeptidase-like regulatory domain-containing protein, with amino-acid sequence MHRARVLVWAAIGRRSLALVALVVITIAPASLAAQPRVQVRAETRIELRPRRDADHQIVEGVLRDDLGAPMPDREVRISVHEGGPTGVRRDAREVRTGPDGSFSSVFELPLGSWWVRAEFDGDEHHRPHPPVVRQVVLDRAHVRLDIDIAGGPTLDLDRAEHRLRVIASSEAGGADLAVTITENERELARGTTRADGSLDVVIRTEALGTTPSAARLVVRSAADAHRADAQTEVPVVRFRGTTLTLEADRSQVGRGESVRFSGALRSSEGPLARKAVGLWAGDRHLATVLTDDAGAYRATLGFDELGAFDGAVTARFESDAPWWGASEAPPIALRVETPGGTPWPWILVSIAASALAFVLAGRRRRAPAPSPAALPVVAPALELGDRRSLLPDSIEIAGRVIDARREHAIAGAKVRARRADGSTIEIETDASGRFAITLAAGAHTLEIEAPGYEASRHRATLPHRGEWSAIVVRLRSLRELAWAPLEPLAARLLPSADLYGVWTARDLEGAARAKPPIPRALPSLIASIERAAYAEEPPAEAELESIREAARAIEAEMDARAPRSTPRELERR; translated from the coding sequence GTGCATCGTGCCCGGGTGCTCGTGTGGGCCGCGATCGGAAGGCGATCTCTCGCGCTCGTCGCGCTCGTCGTGATCACGATCGCGCCCGCGTCGCTCGCCGCGCAGCCTCGGGTGCAGGTGCGCGCCGAGACCCGCATCGAGCTGCGGCCGCGGCGTGATGCCGATCATCAGATCGTCGAGGGTGTGCTGCGCGACGATCTCGGCGCGCCGATGCCCGATCGCGAGGTGCGGATCTCGGTGCACGAGGGCGGTCCGACCGGTGTGCGGCGCGACGCGCGCGAGGTGCGCACCGGGCCGGATGGATCGTTCTCGTCGGTGTTCGAGCTGCCGCTCGGGAGCTGGTGGGTGCGCGCCGAATTCGACGGGGACGAGCATCACCGGCCGCACCCGCCGGTCGTGCGTCAGGTCGTGCTCGATCGCGCGCACGTCCGGCTCGACATCGACATCGCGGGTGGGCCCACGCTCGATCTCGATCGCGCCGAGCATCGGCTGCGGGTGATCGCGAGCTCGGAGGCCGGCGGCGCCGATCTCGCGGTGACGATCACCGAGAACGAGCGCGAGCTCGCGCGCGGGACGACGCGTGCGGACGGATCGCTCGACGTGGTGATCCGCACCGAAGCGCTGGGCACGACGCCCTCCGCGGCGCGCCTCGTCGTGCGATCGGCGGCGGACGCGCATCGTGCGGACGCGCAGACCGAGGTGCCGGTGGTGCGCTTCCGCGGGACGACGCTGACGCTCGAGGCCGATCGATCACAGGTCGGGCGCGGCGAGAGCGTGCGGTTCAGCGGCGCGTTGCGCAGCTCCGAGGGCCCGCTCGCGCGCAAGGCGGTCGGTCTGTGGGCGGGCGATCGACACCTCGCGACCGTGCTCACCGACGACGCCGGCGCGTACCGCGCGACGCTGGGCTTCGACGAGCTCGGCGCGTTCGACGGTGCGGTCACCGCCCGCTTCGAGAGCGACGCGCCGTGGTGGGGCGCGAGCGAGGCACCGCCGATCGCGCTGCGCGTCGAAACGCCGGGAGGCACGCCGTGGCCGTGGATCCTGGTGTCGATCGCCGCGAGCGCACTCGCATTCGTGCTCGCGGGGCGCCGGCGTCGTGCGCCCGCGCCGAGCCCGGCTGCGCTCCCAGTGGTCGCGCCCGCGCTCGAGCTCGGTGATCGCAGGAGCCTCCTGCCCGACTCGATCGAGATCGCGGGGCGCGTGATCGACGCGCGGCGCGAGCACGCGATCGCGGGGGCGAAGGTGCGCGCGCGGCGTGCCGACGGATCGACGATCGAGATCGAGACCGACGCGAGCGGGCGCTTCGCGATCACGTTGGCGGCGGGCGCGCACACCCTCGAGATCGAGGCGCCGGGATACGAGGCGTCGCGACATCGCGCGACGCTGCCGCACCGCGGCGAGTGGTCGGCGATCGTCGTGCGGCTGCGGAGCCTGCGCGAGCTCGCGTGGGCACCGCTCGAGCCGCTCGCCGCGCGTCTCCTGCCGTCGGCCGATCTCTACGGCGTGTGGACCGCGCGGGATCTCGAGGGCGCAGCCCGCGCGAAGCCTCCGATCCCACGGGCGCTGCCCTCGCTGATCGCATCGATCGAGCGCGCCGCGTACGCGGAGGAGCCCCCGGCCGAGGCCGAGCTGGAGTCGATCCGAGAGGCTGCGCGCGCGATCGAAGCGGAGATGGATGCGCGTGCGCCGCGCTCGACTCCGCGCGAGCTCGAACGTCGCTGA
- a CDS encoding tetratricopeptide repeat protein: MIASARGNVHAALDALDRAVAIDADLFEARMVRGALLLSARAHEDAERDHRRAVELRPAAYEAWLGLGVSLRGAQRIEEARAAYERAIEIAPERPEAYYDLGILYDDFGSGSEADARRAVHLYRRFLGLARGRADLHAAIADVSAECGCGDLFAARGAIRRSVSQRCRRPSRVTPDGCIRGRIERAECNVVLQPELACMQLEAERMAREIEEAARQREQSPRVE, translated from the coding sequence ATGATCGCGAGCGCACGCGGCAACGTGCACGCCGCGCTCGACGCGCTCGATCGGGCGGTCGCGATCGACGCAGACCTCTTCGAGGCGCGGATGGTGCGCGGCGCGCTCCTCCTCTCCGCTCGCGCCCACGAAGACGCCGAGCGCGATCACCGACGCGCCGTCGAGCTCCGGCCTGCTGCGTACGAAGCGTGGCTGGGGCTCGGCGTGTCGTTGCGCGGCGCGCAGCGGATCGAGGAGGCGAGGGCCGCGTATGAGCGGGCGATCGAGATCGCACCCGAACGCCCCGAGGCCTACTACGACCTCGGCATCCTCTACGATGACTTCGGTTCCGGCAGCGAGGCCGACGCGCGGCGCGCCGTCCATCTGTACCGGCGTTTTCTCGGTCTCGCGCGAGGCCGCGCCGACCTTCATGCCGCAATCGCCGACGTTTCGGCCGAGTGTGGGTGCGGCGATCTCTTCGCGGCCCGAGGTGCCATCAGGAGATCGGTGAGTCAGCGGTGTCGCAGGCCATCGAGGGTGACTCCCGATGGCTGCATCCGAGGGCGCATCGAGCGCGCGGAGTGCAACGTCGTGCTGCAACCCGAGCTGGCTTGCATGCAGCTCGAGGCGGAGCGAATGGCGCGCGAGATCGAGGAGGCGGCACGTCAGCGCGAGCAATCGCCACGGGTCGAGTGA
- a CDS encoding tetratricopeptide repeat protein, which translates to MGRNRTPGRGSRLALLAVASLIAGGLPLAVGAQEGARSSSPAWGGMCMSPAARQRVDECPTGAPPPSQRAGAGASAPATHLTQTKRREEEKKQGPTGPSIEIDAATARGREAVAARALDLLNREVQTTERIIGRMRDDDPRGADYLLRLAETYFELQTYWRTRAGSLDQPIFEAEQSGNRDQLQQLQRQRQEANGHLDEARQAAIRTYARLVQNYPNYSRMDEVLFSLAFGLEEMRQFERARQVYFRLIKGYPESRFIPYAYLSFAEYYFGEGQMREAQQFYTKVTEFPPERNPVYGYALYKQAWALYNLEDFRGALQQFARTVEFATQNPDARDAANLARQSRREMVLPYARVGRPNQALQFFRRYAENDAQAYEMLEALGELYYDTGQWPETIGIYHELMAEQASSDRLCYWQSRVTNAIVSSRPKPEQVTEIRRLIDMYNTYRQQSHPQEALNECRSATASVLVELSTAWHREAIGTDEQPGTNDRNTMNQASQLYRLTLDTFPDMDGMEFPDIDRRDWPTTYRVSYFYAELLWRMEDWSQCGPAFDRVVELNPQGEFTSDAAYAAVLCYNNLYQQQYAGNERDVRGRSGEQQEEEGGRGGRRGRRGRRAQQEQAEAAPTFEPQEFTPVQEGMLRAFQRFVCFVQDSEELPTVKYRRARIYYETNHFEEAAILFRDIAWNHRDSELAEFAANLYLDSLNMMGTRVGQGNPQCITELEQSLDPMHGFYCGTPEQRDAHPDLCEVVVNLRCDVVRLQAETLARQNRHREAADAYRRIIRQYRECGRLDEVIYNLAIEYEAARLLGRAIQARTTLIERFPESPLAKRAVYLVGANYHALAIYSRAADYYEQFATRYPGEDGSECTEAERTAGTCAIAHAALENAVFFRLGLGEEERAIEDVRLYERNYRRSRARETSQVVFSLGSIYERQGNWGRVFDHYRSFLRQYGRQALPHEVIRANVQMGRAQWELEERGQAEGYFRTATQVWTRGAGEAINRAEGTDEERSLWLARARDATSEALFYLAEYRFAEFRAIHFPRLPSTRTLASVTRWSTEDLAPWLQRKREALVTAEQAYNLIAELNVPQWQIAGAARIGEMYQRIVDDMRSAPIPEEIERDDELYGIYVDALEGALNGSGPGPDGRPFTPDDIACQPESTEPQCVNAPVRQAMSKFEFCLTLATRVRWFNEFSQQCEVQLNRLDAQRYPLAAELRGTASFIQDQIATPEPIELTTDAEEADAEGAASGDAAATGGGST; encoded by the coding sequence ATGGGTCGCAATCGAACGCCGGGGCGCGGCTCCCGGCTGGCACTCCTCGCGGTCGCGTCGTTGATCGCAGGCGGGCTGCCGCTCGCGGTCGGCGCGCAAGAAGGTGCGCGTTCGTCGTCGCCCGCGTGGGGCGGTATGTGCATGTCGCCCGCGGCGCGACAGCGCGTCGACGAGTGCCCGACGGGCGCACCGCCTCCGAGCCAGCGCGCCGGTGCGGGCGCGTCGGCGCCGGCGACGCACCTGACGCAGACGAAGCGTCGCGAAGAGGAGAAGAAGCAGGGCCCGACCGGTCCGTCGATCGAGATCGACGCGGCGACCGCGCGTGGTCGTGAGGCGGTCGCGGCGCGCGCGCTCGATCTCCTCAACCGCGAGGTGCAGACGACGGAGCGAATCATCGGCCGCATGCGCGACGACGATCCGCGCGGCGCCGACTACCTCCTTCGTCTCGCGGAGACCTACTTCGAGCTCCAGACCTACTGGCGCACTCGTGCCGGCTCGCTCGACCAGCCGATCTTCGAGGCGGAGCAGTCGGGCAATCGCGATCAGCTGCAGCAGCTGCAGCGCCAGCGTCAGGAGGCCAATGGCCACCTCGACGAGGCGCGACAGGCGGCGATCCGCACGTATGCGCGCCTGGTCCAGAACTATCCGAACTACTCGCGCATGGACGAGGTGCTCTTCTCGCTGGCCTTCGGCCTCGAGGAAATGCGCCAGTTCGAGCGCGCGCGACAGGTCTACTTCCGGCTGATCAAGGGATATCCGGAGTCGCGCTTCATCCCGTACGCGTATCTCTCGTTCGCCGAGTACTACTTCGGCGAGGGCCAGATGCGCGAGGCCCAGCAGTTCTATACGAAGGTCACGGAGTTCCCGCCGGAGCGCAACCCGGTCTACGGCTACGCGCTCTACAAGCAGGCCTGGGCGCTCTACAACCTCGAGGACTTCCGCGGCGCGCTGCAGCAGTTCGCGCGAACCGTCGAGTTCGCGACGCAGAACCCGGACGCGCGTGACGCCGCGAACCTCGCGCGCCAGTCGCGCCGCGAGATGGTGCTGCCCTACGCCCGCGTCGGTCGACCGAACCAAGCGCTGCAGTTCTTCCGACGATACGCGGAGAACGACGCCCAAGCGTACGAGATGCTCGAAGCGCTGGGCGAGCTCTACTACGACACCGGTCAATGGCCCGAGACCATCGGCATCTATCACGAGCTGATGGCGGAGCAGGCCAGTAGCGACAGGCTCTGTTACTGGCAGTCTCGCGTCACGAACGCGATCGTGTCGTCTCGGCCGAAGCCCGAGCAGGTGACGGAGATCCGCCGCCTGATCGACATGTACAACACCTATCGTCAGCAGTCGCACCCGCAGGAGGCGCTCAACGAGTGCCGCAGTGCGACCGCGTCGGTCCTCGTCGAGCTCTCGACGGCGTGGCACCGCGAGGCGATCGGCACCGACGAGCAGCCCGGTACGAACGACCGGAACACGATGAACCAGGCGTCGCAGCTGTACCGGCTGACGCTGGACACTTTCCCCGACATGGACGGGATGGAGTTCCCGGACATCGATCGCCGGGACTGGCCGACGACCTACCGCGTCTCGTACTTCTACGCGGAGCTCCTCTGGCGCATGGAGGACTGGAGCCAGTGCGGTCCGGCCTTCGATCGCGTCGTCGAGCTGAACCCCCAGGGTGAGTTCACGAGCGACGCCGCGTACGCCGCGGTGCTCTGTTACAACAACCTCTACCAGCAGCAGTACGCGGGCAACGAGCGCGACGTTCGTGGCCGCAGCGGCGAGCAGCAGGAAGAGGAGGGCGGACGCGGCGGTCGTCGTGGTCGTCGTGGTCGCCGCGCTCAGCAGGAGCAGGCGGAGGCGGCGCCGACGTTCGAGCCCCAGGAGTTCACGCCGGTGCAGGAGGGCATGCTGCGCGCCTTCCAGCGCTTCGTGTGCTTCGTCCAGGACAGCGAGGAGCTGCCGACGGTCAAGTACCGCCGCGCCCGCATCTACTACGAGACGAACCACTTCGAAGAGGCCGCGATCCTGTTCCGCGACATCGCGTGGAACCATCGCGACAGCGAGCTCGCCGAGTTCGCGGCGAACCTCTACCTCGACTCGCTCAACATGATGGGCACCCGCGTCGGGCAGGGGAATCCGCAGTGCATCACGGAGCTCGAGCAGTCGCTCGATCCGATGCACGGCTTCTACTGCGGCACGCCCGAGCAGCGTGATGCGCACCCCGACCTCTGCGAGGTCGTCGTGAACCTGCGCTGCGACGTCGTCCGCCTCCAGGCCGAGACGCTCGCGCGCCAGAACCGCCACCGCGAAGCTGCGGACGCGTACCGCCGGATCATCCGTCAGTACCGCGAGTGCGGCCGGCTCGACGAGGTCATCTACAACCTCGCGATCGAGTACGAGGCGGCGCGTCTGCTCGGCCGCGCGATCCAGGCGCGTACGACGCTGATCGAGCGCTTCCCCGAGAGCCCGCTCGCCAAGCGCGCGGTGTATCTCGTCGGCGCGAACTACCACGCGCTCGCGATCTACTCGCGCGCTGCGGACTACTACGAGCAGTTCGCCACTCGTTATCCGGGTGAGGACGGCTCGGAGTGCACCGAGGCGGAGCGCACGGCGGGCACCTGCGCCATCGCGCACGCCGCGCTCGAAAACGCAGTCTTCTTCCGACTCGGTCTCGGCGAAGAAGAGCGTGCCATCGAGGACGTGCGTCTCTACGAGCGCAACTATCGCCGCAGCCGTGCGCGCGAGACCTCGCAGGTCGTGTTCTCGCTCGGGTCGATCTACGAGCGCCAGGGCAACTGGGGCCGCGTGTTCGATCACTACCGCTCGTTCCTGCGCCAGTACGGTCGTCAGGCACTGCCGCACGAAGTGATTCGCGCGAACGTGCAGATGGGCCGTGCCCAGTGGGAGCTCGAGGAGCGCGGTCAGGCGGAGGGCTACTTCCGCACTGCGACGCAGGTCTGGACGCGTGGTGCGGGCGAGGCGATCAACCGCGCCGAGGGCACCGACGAGGAGCGTTCGCTCTGGCTGGCGCGTGCGCGTGACGCGACGAGCGAAGCGCTCTTCTATCTCGCCGAGTACCGGTTCGCCGAGTTCCGCGCGATCCACTTCCCGCGCCTGCCCTCGACCCGCACGCTGGCCTCGGTCACGCGCTGGTCGACGGAGGACCTCGCGCCCTGGCTGCAGCGCAAGCGCGAGGCGCTCGTGACGGCGGAGCAGGCGTACAACCTGATCGCCGAGCTCAACGTGCCGCAGTGGCAGATCGCGGGTGCCGCGCGCATCGGCGAGATGTACCAGCGCATCGTCGACGACATGCGCAGCGCTCCGATCCCCGAGGAGATCGAGCGTGACGACGAGCTCTACGGCATCTACGTCGACGCGCTCGAAGGCGCGCTGAACGGCTCGGGCCCCGGCCCGGATGGTCGTCCGTTCACGCCCGACGACATCGCGTGTCAGCCCGAGTCGACCGAGCCCCAGTGCGTGAACGCGCCGGTGCGCCAGGCGATGAGCAAGTTCGAGTTCTGCCTCACGCTCGCGACGCGCGTGCGCTGGTTCAACGAGTTCTCGCAGCAGTGCGAGGTCCAGCTGAACCGCCTCGATGCGCAGCGCTATCCGCTCGCCGCCGAGCTCCGCGGCACCGCGAGCTTCATCCAGGACCAGATCGCCACGCCCGAGCCGATCGAGCTCACGACGGACGCCGAAGAGGCGGACGCCGAGGGCGCGGCATCGGGTGACGCAGCGGCCACCGGCGGCGGCTCGACCTGA